Proteins encoded in a region of the Mycolicibacterium neoaurum genome:
- a CDS encoding Rv0340 family IniB-related protein, which produces MSNSLLDFVMAVVRDPDVAASYAADPTQAIADAGLTDVTIADVNQLIPVVSETVAPAADANVWATGAATAAFDAFGIDDAVPTTVDDLHHLDIPSVVDTAPEIHDAGSTLDDVFASQDLPVSPVIVDEPVADPVFEPIDTDWSVPEQSVDPEHHDFHSFD; this is translated from the coding sequence ATGAGTAACTCGCTGCTCGACTTCGTGATGGCGGTGGTGCGTGACCCCGATGTCGCGGCCAGCTACGCCGCCGACCCCACCCAGGCGATCGCCGATGCCGGGCTGACCGACGTCACGATCGCCGATGTGAACCAGCTGATTCCGGTGGTCAGCGAGACCGTGGCTCCCGCCGCGGACGCCAACGTCTGGGCCACGGGTGCGGCGACCGCGGCGTTCGACGCCTTCGGGATCGACGATGCGGTCCCCACAACGGTCGATGACCTGCACCATCTCGATATTCCCTCCGTGGTCGACACGGCGCCGGAGATCCACGATGCCGGTTCCACCCTCGACGACGTGTTCGCAAGTCAGGATCTTCCGGTGAGTCCGGTGATCGTCGACGAGCCGGTCGCCGATCCGGTGTTCGAACCGATCGACACCGACTGGTCGGTGCCCGAGCAGTCCGTCGATCCCGAGCATCACGACTTTCACAGCTTCGACTGA
- the iniR gene encoding isoniazid response ATPase/transcriptional regulator IniR yields MIPALLQAPADPVRMLVTGGIGTGKTTLLGTVRTALRSAGVPVLSRVPQAREAVSGAVIIDDAHLLDDGQLAVLTELAADTDRTVVVACELSTHRDSLRALSIAFTREGPPVALGPWSGAEIHRIAAERTGAAPDPGFVAAVQAATAGLPFLVSAAVSAPHRAPADSARFALLERLRQLPQPVLDTLLLCSLTSGLGADDIAAALGLDIDPARQLVDEAHAGGLLAAGRHRGFVSTVHRAAAEIVGAARHHDLELSLLRTQVQLSTLTVDLALAMAEHGLRDPQLAAALADLAAVHRNQSAQAARLYRAAADAGSTELSAELADALALTGDCAAAARLADELLSATDPVQRAAAVRVAASVAVHDGGAAQAADVFAWLGPYPDAVVGSAAAVVAIGSGDISAARAAVEIPDAGPPTSTARASRRLAEGLLESLTAPYPTAIATLSQAVTADNPISVVIPDSPSALVTLAALHGGDAVRARSVIGRATRAHPEPFTAHRHRLIWGWSRMLDGRLAGAAAEVAATDGATLHRRDALWAAALRTAIARRNGDSGGVQKHWYAAMEVLSEYSLDLYSLLPLGELWVAAARLRLVDQVQHHVDTAFDLLDRLGKPVLWSVPLHWAGVHAGILSNSPDAVAPHGHALTTAAPRSTFARALASAGRTWLRVLANQVDVDEVTAAANGLAQFGLTWDATRLASQAALQTPDPRISGLMLQLARDLKITMADPDESDGDLAHRPDGPVPGTDPAASPDSAPARPTASSTLSDREREVAELLLLGMPYRDIGSQLFISAKTVEHHVARIRRRLGAESRSEMLSMLRALLGTPA; encoded by the coding sequence GTGATCCCGGCGCTGCTGCAGGCACCGGCCGATCCGGTTCGGATGCTGGTCACCGGCGGGATCGGCACCGGTAAGACGACGTTGCTCGGCACGGTGCGCACCGCGCTGCGCAGTGCCGGGGTTCCCGTGCTGAGCCGGGTCCCGCAGGCCAGGGAAGCCGTTTCCGGCGCCGTGATCATCGACGATGCACACCTCCTCGACGACGGCCAGCTGGCCGTGTTGACCGAGCTCGCGGCCGACACCGATCGCACCGTCGTGGTGGCCTGTGAGCTGTCGACCCACCGGGATTCCCTGCGCGCCTTGAGCATTGCCTTCACCAGAGAGGGACCCCCGGTCGCGCTCGGCCCGTGGTCAGGAGCCGAGATCCACCGCATCGCGGCCGAACGGACCGGCGCCGCGCCCGACCCGGGGTTCGTCGCGGCGGTGCAGGCCGCGACCGCCGGTCTGCCGTTCCTGGTGAGCGCGGCGGTGTCCGCCCCGCACCGCGCGCCGGCCGATTCGGCCCGTTTCGCGTTGCTGGAACGGCTACGCCAGCTGCCACAACCGGTCCTGGACACCCTGCTGCTGTGCTCGCTGACGTCCGGCCTGGGGGCCGATGACATCGCCGCGGCGCTGGGCCTGGACATCGATCCGGCCCGGCAGTTGGTCGACGAGGCGCACGCCGGCGGTCTGCTCGCCGCCGGCAGGCACCGTGGTTTCGTCAGCACCGTGCATCGCGCGGCCGCCGAGATCGTCGGCGCCGCTCGCCATCACGACCTCGAACTGTCATTGCTGCGCACCCAGGTCCAGCTGTCCACGCTGACAGTCGATCTGGCTCTCGCCATGGCCGAGCACGGGCTGCGAGATCCGCAATTGGCTGCGGCGCTGGCGGACCTGGCCGCAGTCCACCGCAACCAATCGGCGCAGGCGGCCCGGTTGTACCGCGCGGCCGCCGACGCCGGCTCGACCGAGCTCAGTGCCGAACTCGCCGACGCGCTCGCGCTCACCGGGGACTGCGCGGCCGCGGCGCGGTTGGCCGACGAACTGCTCTCCGCGACCGATCCGGTCCAGCGCGCCGCCGCGGTCCGGGTCGCGGCCAGCGTCGCCGTCCACGATGGTGGCGCCGCACAGGCTGCCGATGTGTTCGCCTGGCTGGGCCCATATCCCGACGCCGTCGTCGGATCGGCGGCGGCGGTGGTGGCGATCGGTTCCGGCGATATCTCGGCGGCGCGTGCCGCTGTGGAGATACCGGACGCCGGACCGCCGACCTCGACCGCGCGGGCATCGCGCCGGCTCGCCGAGGGCCTACTCGAGTCGCTGACGGCGCCGTATCCGACCGCGATCGCCACGTTGAGCCAAGCTGTCACGGCCGACAACCCGATATCGGTCGTCATCCCGGACAGCCCGTCCGCGCTGGTCACCCTCGCCGCGTTGCACGGTGGCGACGCCGTGCGTGCCCGCAGCGTCATCGGCAGGGCGACGCGCGCACATCCCGAACCCTTCACCGCCCATCGGCATCGACTGATCTGGGGTTGGTCCCGGATGCTCGACGGCCGGTTGGCCGGGGCGGCCGCCGAGGTCGCCGCGACCGACGGTGCGACATTGCATCGCCGCGACGCGCTGTGGGCGGCGGCATTGCGCACCGCGATCGCGCGCCGCAACGGTGACAGCGGCGGGGTGCAGAAGCACTGGTATGCGGCCATGGAGGTGCTCTCGGAGTACTCGCTGGACCTCTACTCTCTGCTGCCGCTCGGGGAGCTGTGGGTGGCGGCGGCCCGGTTACGCCTGGTCGACCAGGTTCAGCATCACGTCGACACCGCGTTCGACCTGCTGGATCGCCTCGGCAAACCGGTGCTGTGGTCGGTGCCGTTGCACTGGGCGGGCGTGCATGCCGGCATCCTGTCCAACTCCCCCGACGCCGTGGCACCACACGGGCACGCGCTGACGACGGCGGCGCCGCGCAGCACGTTCGCCCGTGCGCTCGCGTCGGCGGGCCGTACCTGGCTTCGGGTGTTGGCCAATCAGGTCGATGTCGATGAGGTCACCGCGGCCGCCAACGGCCTGGCGCAGTTCGGACTCACCTGGGATGCGACGCGGCTGGCGAGTCAGGCGGCACTACAGACCCCGGATCCACGGATCTCGGGGCTGATGCTGCAACTGGCCCGTGATCTCAAGATCACCATGGCCGACCCGGACGAATCCGACGGTGATCTTGCCCACAGACCCGACGGCCCAGTGCCAGGCACCGATCCGGCCGCGTCACCCGATTCCGCGCCGGCCCGCCCGACGGCGTCGTCGACGCTGTCCGACCGCGAGCGCGAGGTGGCCGAACTCCTTCTGCTCGGTATGCCCTACCGCGATATCGGCAGCCAGTTGTTCATCTCGGCCAAGACCGTCGAGCATCACGTCGCCCGCATCCGTCGCCGGCTTGGTGCGGAGTCCCGTTCGGAGATGCTGTCGATGCTGCGCGCGCTGCTCGGAACGCCCGCCTGA
- a CDS encoding Hsp70 family protein, translating to MSDSLGLSVGATNLVAARAGRAPVTRRSVLTVFTDRAPEVGVPSENPNLSGQGLVLGGFVDRVGDPVPLVASDGSSHRGEQVLAEALDAMAHTVGGGNPITIAVPAHWSGNVVAALQGALRSKPGLANAALVPDSIAALAGLRTSGNLPSSGVVALVDLGGSGTSVTLADAGAQLAPIGATLRYPEFSGDQIDQALLNHVINGIADAGAADPAGTAAVGSLGRLRDECRRAKERLSAETATAIPAELPGFSSEVRVTRSELEQLIEAPLNGLLGAIDELLQHNNIGPGDISAVATVGGGAAIPLVTQRLSERLQAPVSTAPLAAAGVAAGAALVADLASEAGAATGLAPAASPDSAPTGMAPTMGWAGAAPPAEEGPSGGLAWSQDEDAPTGEPVPYQGPDYQTGYTPSPTDARPQLEFATGEDDYPAEPAPLPWYKRPPLLFGAAAAAALLAVGGLAVTLTGNSGPSGPVTETATSFSTEPVQTTQTVTVTGENGVVTTSEIPPPPPPPSSSTTTTTPSTTSSTTTTTTTTTTTTTTTTTTTTTTPPTTTTPPVTTTQPPVTTTQPVVTTTAAPAPEPAPEPAPEPVDPVIDGAA from the coding sequence ATGAGCGACTCGCTGGGATTGTCCGTCGGGGCGACCAATTTGGTGGCGGCCCGCGCGGGTCGGGCGCCGGTCACCCGACGGTCCGTGCTGACCGTGTTCACCGACCGGGCCCCCGAGGTGGGCGTCCCGAGCGAAAACCCGAACCTGAGCGGCCAGGGCCTGGTGCTCGGCGGGTTCGTCGACCGGGTCGGCGACCCGGTTCCGCTGGTCGCTTCCGACGGCTCCTCGCACCGGGGCGAACAGGTGCTCGCCGAGGCACTCGACGCGATGGCCCACACGGTCGGCGGCGGCAATCCGATCACCATCGCGGTCCCTGCCCACTGGTCCGGCAATGTGGTGGCCGCTCTGCAGGGGGCGTTGCGCAGCAAGCCGGGCCTGGCCAATGCCGCACTGGTGCCGGATTCCATTGCCGCACTTGCCGGTCTGCGCACCTCCGGCAATCTGCCGTCCTCCGGCGTTGTCGCCCTCGTAGATCTCGGTGGCAGCGGCACCAGCGTGACGCTGGCCGACGCCGGCGCCCAGCTCGCCCCGATCGGCGCGACGCTGCGCTACCCGGAGTTCTCCGGCGATCAGATCGACCAGGCACTGCTCAATCACGTCATCAACGGAATCGCCGACGCCGGCGCGGCGGACCCGGCCGGAACCGCGGCCGTGGGATCGCTGGGCCGGTTGCGCGACGAATGCCGCCGCGCCAAGGAGCGGCTGTCCGCCGAAACGGCGACCGCGATCCCGGCCGAACTGCCCGGATTCAGCTCCGAGGTCCGGGTCACCCGATCCGAGCTCGAGCAGCTCATCGAAGCCCCGCTCAACGGCCTGCTCGGCGCCATCGACGAGCTGTTGCAGCACAACAACATCGGCCCCGGTGACATCTCAGCGGTCGCGACCGTCGGTGGCGGTGCGGCCATTCCGCTTGTCACGCAGCGGCTTTCCGAACGTCTGCAGGCCCCGGTGAGCACCGCGCCGCTGGCCGCCGCCGGCGTGGCCGCGGGTGCGGCACTGGTGGCCGACCTGGCGTCGGAGGCCGGTGCGGCGACCGGGCTGGCCCCGGCGGCATCGCCGGATTCGGCACCGACCGGGATGGCGCCGACGATGGGTTGGGCCGGCGCCGCGCCCCCGGCCGAGGAGGGACCGTCGGGTGGGTTGGCCTGGTCCCAAGACGAGGACGCCCCCACCGGTGAGCCCGTGCCGTATCAGGGGCCGGATTATCAAACCGGTTACACGCCAAGCCCTACCGATGCCCGCCCGCAGCTCGAGTTCGCCACCGGTGAGGACGACTACCCCGCCGAACCGGCCCCACTGCCTTGGTACAAGCGGCCACCGCTGCTGTTCGGCGCCGCGGCCGCCGCGGCACTGCTGGCCGTCGGCGGGCTGGCGGTCACGCTGACCGGCAACAGCGGCCCCAGCGGTCCGGTCACCGAAACCGCGACCAGCTTCTCGACCGAGCCGGTGCAGACCACCCAAACGGTCACCGTCACCGGTGAGAACGGCGTCGTCACCACCTCGGAGATCCCGCCGCCACCGCCGCCCCCGTCCAGCAGCACCACGACGACGACGCCGTCCACCACGTCGTCGACGACCACCACGACCACCACCACGACAACGACGACCACCACGACGACGACCACGACCACCACGACGCCGCCCACGACGACGACTCCACCGGTGACCACCACCCAGCCGCCGGTGACCACCACGCAGCCGGTCGTCACCACCACAGCGGCCCCGGCCCCCGAACCGGCGCCCGAGCCGGCGCCCGAGCCGGTGGATCCCGTCATAGACGGCGCCGCCTAG